Part of the Brevibacillus brevis genome is shown below.
GCTTTATCGAGGAATCCCTGCCTGCGCTGCACATCATTTTGCCGGTAGCGCTGGCGCTGGTCGTCATCGCGGTGGGGAATTACCTCAAGCGCAAAGCGGAGAAGAAAAAAGCGAGCAGCTTGGCGAAAGATCACGCGGAGACACTGTAATACATGGAATATCGCGATTGGCATATTTTGCAAACGCTGTTTCAGGAGCAGAATATTACCAGGACGGCGGAGCTCCTTTACATTTCCCAGCCAGCCTTGACCAAGCGCTTGCGCCAGATCGAGAAAGAGTTTGGCGTGCAGATCGTGCAGCGGGGGAGCAGGGGCGTGCACTTTACCCCACAGGGCGAGTATTTGGCCAAATGTGCGGATGACATGCTGATGCGCCTGCGCAATATCAAGGAGAATGTCCTGAACATGGGAGACGAAGTAAACGGTACGCTGCGGCTGGGGGTTTCCAATTACTTTGCCCGGTACAAGCTCCCCATGATCCTGAAAAGCTTCAAGGAGCAATACCCGAACGTCGAATTCAAGGTCGTTACCGGCTGGAGCAAAGACGTCTATAAGTCCGTGTACAATCAGGACGTGCATGTCGGCTTCGTGCGTGGGGACTACAACTGGACTGACCAGAAGCTGCTTCTGTTCGAGGAATCGGTCTGCGTCGTCTCCCGGGATCCGATCTCGCTGGAAGACCTGCCCTCGCTGCCGCGCGTCGACTACGAAACCGACCCGCTGCTGCGAGCCTTGGTCGATAGCTGGTGGACGAAGCATTACTCCCAGCCGCCGCTGATCGGCATGGAGGTCGACAAGGCGGATACATGCAGCGAAATGGTGGCGAGCGGACTTGGATACGCCATTCTCCCACGGGTTGTCCTGATTGGGAAGGAAGACCTGCACATGATCGAATTGACTTCAGAGACCGGGAAGCCGCTCAAGCGAAAGACGTGGATGTTTTACCATGCCGATTCGCTGGAGCTGCAGATGGTCAAGGCTTTCGTACACTTTATGGAACAAATCGACTTGCAGGTCCCCGAGTGAATTGCCGGGGAATATGCGAAACTGGGAAGCTACTGGGACGGCCGCTGCGCATGGACGAGCATGTGCACAGCGGCCGTTCTTTTATGGGCCGCGCCTCGGCCAGACATTCGCGCGGGGAATCGCAAGCGATAACCTTTTTGTATTTTTTCTTGTAGAGCGATTGTTTTACACTGGGGATACCTCATCACAAAACATCCTGCAACGTCACAGAGAAAAGAGGGATTTCCATGCTTTTGCGCATGTGCATGACACTGCTGCTGGGAGCGGCGGGAGGGCTATTGTTCGCGGCTATCCACAGTCCGTTGCCATGGCTGATCGGGGCGTTGGTCGCGACTGTCGCTTGCGTTTTTTTCGGGGTGAAAACCCTGTGGCTGCCGCGCTGGTTTCGTCAAATCGGCCTGATCGTGATCGGCATATCGCTTGGCCTGCGCATGACGCCTGAAATTTGGGGGGCCATGACAGGTCACATCGGTTTGATGCTGATTGCCACCATTTTGACCATTTTCATCAGTCTGGGCAACGCCTGGGTGTTTCATAAAGTCAGCAAGGTGGACGCGATTACCGCGATCTTCAGCAATATCCCCGGCGGTTTATCCGAGATGGTGACGATTGGCCAGACGGTCGGGGGAAACCAGCAGGTCATCTCGATTTTCCACTCGCTGCGGGCCGTCATCATCGTGCTGTGCACGCCGTTTATCGTCACGTGGCTGCCTCATCACATGCAGGCGCAGGCCGCGGTGAGTGGGCACGTGCTGGGCGTCACACAGACGCTCATCATCCTTGCCGTGGGAGCGATCGGAGCGTGGCTCGCCTCGCGCTGCTCGATTCCCGCTCCGTATTTGCTCGGCGCACTGCTCTTGACCGCACTGGTTTGCATGAACACTCCCATTGCCGGGGAAAACCCTGCTTTGGCAGGATTCTTGACGAAAACCGCGCAGGTCTTCATCGGGGTGAGTATCGGGCTCGGCTTCAAGCGGGAGGATATCGCCAAAAACCGCCGGTACTTCCTGTTTGGCCTGGTGCATTCCGTCTTGCTGTTCGTCATGACGCTGGCGCTTGCGGTCGGCATCTCGCTCGCGACGGCCACCGATGTACTGACGACGATCCTGGCTACCGCACCGGGCGGAATCGCAGAGATGAGCCTGACCGCCTTGACCATTGGGGCTGATCCGCTGTTGGTCACCGCGTTTCAACTGTTTCGGGTGCTCTTTGTCCTCACGCTGTTTTCCTTCGGCGTACGGACGTGGGTGAATCGGCACCGCCGTGCGAAAGCGCAAGGCGAAGCCGGGCAGAGGAGCGCCTAGCGAATCGAATCAATGAAGGAACGGCCTGTGTGTTCACGAAGGTGAGCGCCAGGCCTCTTTGCCGTGAAAAAAATGAAAACAATCGTAAAAATGGCGTTTATCCAAAATATCTGAACAAACTAGGAAGCGCTTTCAGTCGGTGCTATGATCTCCTTAGTTGAAAACGCTATCAACATTAGGGGGCATGACAGATGAAACAAACGAAGAAATGGACGAAGTGGACCGGTGTGCTCTTGACTTCCGCGCTGGCGCTCAGCCTGGCAGCCTGTGGAGGCGGCGGTGGGCAGACGGCCGCTGGCGGCGGGGACAAAGCGTCTACCTACCCGGAAAAACCGATCGTGGTGACAGCGCCATCCGGAGCGGGCGGCGGCTTGGATAAAACGGCGAGATCGCTCGCCAAGGTCATGGCGGAGACCAAGCTGGTGGACAAGACCATCACCGTCGAGAACAAACCGGGCGGCGGACAGGCAGTCGGCTTGGCGGACTTCGTGTCGCAGGACAAGAAAAACAACTACAAGCTCCTGCTCCCTTCGACGCCAATCATCATCAACAACCTGAAAAAAGAAGGCAACAGCCCTCATTCCTACAATGACATGACTCCGTTGGCCCAGCTGACGAAAGACTACGGAGCAATCGTGGTAGCGGCGGACTCTCCGTACAAAGACCTGAAATCGCTGATGGACGCGATCAAGGCTGATCCGACGAAGGTCACCGTAGCGGGCGGATCCGCACCGGGCTCGCTTGACCACTTGACGTTCCTGATGCCGGCAGTAAAAGCAGGAATCGATCCGAAAACCATCAAGTACATCTCCTACGACGGCGGAGGCGAAGCGATCGCGGCCTTGCTCGGCGGAAATGCGGACGTGCTGGCGACGGACGTATCGGGCTCCGGCGAATACATGAAATCCGGCAAGGTAAGAATCTTGGGCGTATCTTCCCCTGAGCGTCTGAAGGGCATGTTCAAGGACATCCCGACTTACAGAGAATCCGGCTACGACACCGAGCTGATCAACTGGCGCGGAGTGTTCGGACCGAAAGAAATGTCTCCGGAAGCGGTCAAGTTCTGGGAAGAAAAGCTGAAAGCCATGACGGAAACACCGGAATGGAAAAAGGAACTGGAGACAAATGGCTGGGATGACGGCTACAAAAACGGAGCCGACTTCAAGAGCTACCTGGCCGAGCAAGAAAAAATGTTCAAGGAAATCTTGACGCTGCTCAACATGGCGAAGTAAGCAAAGCGGAGGCGGGAGGGAGGAGGAATGACTCTTCTTCTCTCCCTTTCCCGATTCTCGATAAAAAGGAGGACCACACGTGAGCAAAGCATTTGACCGCTACGCCAGCCTGCTGTTTCTCGTACTCGGAGCAGCGTTTGTGATCGGCAGCGGGAACATCTCCGCGAGCGCATACGGCAGCAATGTCGGTCCGAACATCTTTCCGCTGGGGCTGGGCTCCCTGTTGATCGTTCTCAGCCTGCGCCTGTTTTACGAGACGTTCAAATACAAGCAAGAGGAGAAAAAGTCGGGACCTGCGCTGGATTACAAACGGTTCCTTATCGTCCTGGTGGCGGCATTGCTCTACGCGCTGCTGCTCGAGGAGATCGGCTACGTCGTGAGCACGTTCCTCTTCCTTCTGGTCGGGTTTCAGACGATGCAGAAAGGCAAGTGGCTGTCCAGCGTGCTCATCTCCGGCGGGTTTTCCTTTGGGGTTTACTTTCTGTACGTAAACGTTTTGGATGGGACATTGCCTGGATTACCGACATGGTTAGGCTTTTAGGAGGTGGCTGACATGGATGCGTTTCATTATTTGCTCGGCGGATTTGCCACGGCCATGCAATGGCAAAATCTCATCTTCGCCTTTGTCGGCGTACTGATCGGGACGGTCGTCGGCGTACTCCCGGGGATCGGGCCGATCAGCGGCGTCGCCTTGCTGATTCCCGTGACGGCTTCGCTTACGGGCGGACTGCCGCCGGAGGATGCGGCGACCAGCGCGATCATTTTGCTGGCAGGGGTGTATTACGGGGCCATGTACGGAGGCTCCACGACTTCCATTCTGTTGAACACGCCCGGAGAGTCGTCCTCCGTCGTCACCGTGCTGGACGGCTACCCGATGGCCAAGCAGGGTCGGGCCGGCGTCGCCCTGGCGATCGCGGCGATCGGCTCGTTCGTGGCGGGGATCGTCTCGCTGATCGGTCTGGTCTTCCTGGCTGAACCGCTCTCGAATGTCGCGCTCAAGCTCAGTCCGGCGGATGAATTTTCCCTGATGATTCTCGGACTGTGCGCCCTGAGCGGACTGGCGGGCAAGTCGGTCACGAAAGCGCTCATTATGACCGTGTTCGGATTGCTTCTGGCAACCATCGGGATGGACAACGTGTCCGGCGTGGCCCGCTTTACATTTGACATGCCGGAGCTGTATTCCGGTCTCGAGTTTTTGACGATCGCGGTTGGTGTATTCGCACTGGGAGAAGTGTTCAAGACGATCCTGGAGAAGGATGTAAACGACGGCGAAATCGCCAAAATATCCCGCATCCTGCCTACCAAACAGGACCTGAAGGAGAGCGCGGGGCCAATCATCCGCGGCTCGCTGGTCGGCTTCTTTAAAGGAATCGTGCCAGGCTCCGGCGCTACGTTGGCTTCGTTCCTCGCGTACCTGCTGGAAAAGAAAATCAGCAAAAATCCGGAGAAGTTCGGAAAAGGGGCCATTGCCGGCGTAGCCGCTCCGGAGTCGGCCAACAACGCGGCTTCGGGCGGGGCGATGATTCCGCTGTTGACCTTGGGGATCCCGGGAACAGGGACGACCGCCGTGCTGATGGGCGCCCTCATCATGTACAACGTGCAGCCAGGTCCGCTGCTGTTTGACGAGCATCCGTCGATCGCGTGGGGCTTGATCGCCAGCATGTTCATCGGAAACCTGATGCTGCTGATCCTGAACATGCCGCTCGTAAAGGTGTTTGCCAAGCTGATCGAGACGCCGCCCAAATACTTGATCCCGATGATTGTCGCGATTTCCATCTTCGGTGTATACGCGGTACGAGTCTCCGTCTTTGATCTGGTGCTGCTGCTCATCTGCGGTGTCGTTGGCTACTTCCTGGCGAAAAACGACTTCCCGATGGCTCCGCTGGTCCTCGGTCTCGTCTTGGGGCCAATGATTGAGAACAACCTGCGGCGCGCCTTGACGACATCCAACGGAGATTTCTCCATCTTCATCGAAAAGCCGGTATCGCTGATCTTCCTGATCATCGCAGTGCTCTGGATCACCGTGCCGCTGATCATGAAAATGCGCGGCAAGAAAGTAGTCGTGAACGTAGAAGGCTAAAAGGAGGACGGATTCCATGCGTGATGACGCGAAAATCAAGGAAGAAGTCAAACAGCAGTTCGGAGCCAACGCCGAAAAGTACGTGTCCAGCCAGACGCACGCGACAGGAGACGATCTCTCCCTGCTGGTGCCATGGCTGACGCCGTCTCCGGACTGGGTTGTCCTGGACGTGGCGACGGGCGGCGGACATGCGACGAAGAAGATCGCGGATCAGGTCGGGCAGGTGTTCGCGACGGATTTGACCCGGCCTATGCTGGAAGCGGCGCGAAAGCATCTGGATGCGCATTGCCGCAACGTCTTTTACGTTGTCGCTGACGCGGAGGCGCTGCCTTTCCTGGACGCCTCATTCGATGCGGCAGTATGCCGGATCGCTGCCCACCACTTTCCGGATCCGCAGGCGTTCGTGCAGGAAGTCGCCCGCGTCCTGAAGCCGGGCGGGAAGTTCGTCCTGATCGACAACATCGCGCCGGAGGAAGAAAAGCTGGACCGCTTTGTCAACACGCTGGAAAAGCTCAGGGATACGAGCCACGTGCGCAGCTACTCCCGCAGCGAATGGCTGGCGTGGATGGAGCGTGCAGGTCTTTCCGAAAGTCAGTCGCGCATCCGGAAAAAGACCTTTCCGTATGCGACGTGGGTGAGGCGAACCGCCGAGTCGGAGGAGCAAGTCACTGAGGTCACTGCCCATATCCTGGGCGGAGACAAGGAGATTCACGAATACTTTTCCGTCGTCACGGAAGGCGGGGAAGTCGTGTCCATCCAGGTAGACGAGTGGATGGCGATGTTTGTGAAAGCAGAATAGGTACGAAAAGGAAAAGTCCCCGCTGGAATTTCGGCGGGGACTTTTCTTGCTGCCAATCTCATGAGTCTTAATAGCCCATTTCTTTCAGAATTCGGGACAAGACACGCAAGCGTTCGCTGATCATTTCATCGTCGTTGCTGAGCGCCTGGTTGAACAGGCGGATGTCTTCGTTGATATTTTCATTGTCCGTGCATACGGCCACCGTCATGGCGTCGCCTTGCAATCCGACGCGATCGATCATGGGCTTTTCCTCGTCGTAGAGGTTCTCGTACCGATAGGCCTCACGGAAATGAAGCTTTGCCCTGCAGACGAGAATGGCGAGGTCGAGGACGCGATGCAGCGGCAATTCCTCGGACTGGCGGGACCATTTTTCGCCGGTGTGCCTCCAGACCTTGGCGGAAATGTCCACCTTTCCGCGGTCATTCCACTGGGCCAAGCCGAGCGACAGGCCTTTCGCGTCGGTGTGATTGGCGTTTCTGCCGTCTACTTTCTCATAATTGTCGGATACGATGACCGGTTTATGCTTCAACGTCGTAGGAATTTTCATGGGTAACCTCCTGTCGGTTACTGCTTTAGTAAACTACTAAACAATTGATTTGAATTGTACTGGCTGCAAGCCCATTTGTCAAACGAAGGGCGATGCCTTGCCAATGAAACAGGCCGGCGAAAGAG
Proteins encoded:
- a CDS encoding LysR family transcriptional regulator, translating into MEYRDWHILQTLFQEQNITRTAELLYISQPALTKRLRQIEKEFGVQIVQRGSRGVHFTPQGEYLAKCADDMLMRLRNIKENVLNMGDEVNGTLRLGVSNYFARYKLPMILKSFKEQYPNVEFKVVTGWSKDVYKSVYNQDVHVGFVRGDYNWTDQKLLLFEESVCVVSRDPISLEDLPSLPRVDYETDPLLRALVDSWWTKHYSQPPLIGMEVDKADTCSEMVASGLGYAILPRVVLIGKEDLHMIELTSETGKPLKRKTWMFYHADSLELQMVKAFVHFMEQIDLQVPE
- a CDS encoding AbrB family transcriptional regulator; protein product: MLLRMCMTLLLGAAGGLLFAAIHSPLPWLIGALVATVACVFFGVKTLWLPRWFRQIGLIVIGISLGLRMTPEIWGAMTGHIGLMLIATILTIFISLGNAWVFHKVSKVDAITAIFSNIPGGLSEMVTIGQTVGGNQQVISIFHSLRAVIIVLCTPFIVTWLPHHMQAQAAVSGHVLGVTQTLIILAVGAIGAWLASRCSIPAPYLLGALLLTALVCMNTPIAGENPALAGFLTKTAQVFIGVSIGLGFKREDIAKNRRYFLFGLVHSVLLFVMTLALAVGISLATATDVLTTILATAPGGIAEMSLTALTIGADPLLVTAFQLFRVLFVLTLFSFGVRTWVNRHRRAKAQGEAGQRSA
- a CDS encoding tripartite tricarboxylate transporter substrate binding protein, with product MKQTKKWTKWTGVLLTSALALSLAACGGGGGQTAAGGGDKASTYPEKPIVVTAPSGAGGGLDKTARSLAKVMAETKLVDKTITVENKPGGGQAVGLADFVSQDKKNNYKLLLPSTPIIINNLKKEGNSPHSYNDMTPLAQLTKDYGAIVVAADSPYKDLKSLMDAIKADPTKVTVAGGSAPGSLDHLTFLMPAVKAGIDPKTIKYISYDGGGEAIAALLGGNADVLATDVSGSGEYMKSGKVRILGVSSPERLKGMFKDIPTYRESGYDTELINWRGVFGPKEMSPEAVKFWEEKLKAMTETPEWKKELETNGWDDGYKNGADFKSYLAEQEKMFKEILTLLNMAK
- a CDS encoding tripartite tricarboxylate transporter TctB family protein; amino-acid sequence: MSKAFDRYASLLFLVLGAAFVIGSGNISASAYGSNVGPNIFPLGLGSLLIVLSLRLFYETFKYKQEEKKSGPALDYKRFLIVLVAALLYALLLEEIGYVVSTFLFLLVGFQTMQKGKWLSSVLISGGFSFGVYFLYVNVLDGTLPGLPTWLGF
- a CDS encoding tripartite tricarboxylate transporter permease, with translation MDAFHYLLGGFATAMQWQNLIFAFVGVLIGTVVGVLPGIGPISGVALLIPVTASLTGGLPPEDAATSAIILLAGVYYGAMYGGSTTSILLNTPGESSSVVTVLDGYPMAKQGRAGVALAIAAIGSFVAGIVSLIGLVFLAEPLSNVALKLSPADEFSLMILGLCALSGLAGKSVTKALIMTVFGLLLATIGMDNVSGVARFTFDMPELYSGLEFLTIAVGVFALGEVFKTILEKDVNDGEIAKISRILPTKQDLKESAGPIIRGSLVGFFKGIVPGSGATLASFLAYLLEKKISKNPEKFGKGAIAGVAAPESANNAASGGAMIPLLTLGIPGTGTTAVLMGALIMYNVQPGPLLFDEHPSIAWGLIASMFIGNLMLLILNMPLVKVFAKLIETPPKYLIPMIVAISIFGVYAVRVSVFDLVLLLICGVVGYFLAKNDFPMAPLVLGLVLGPMIENNLRRALTTSNGDFSIFIEKPVSLIFLIIAVLWITVPLIMKMRGKKVVVNVEG
- a CDS encoding class I SAM-dependent methyltransferase, which produces MRDDAKIKEEVKQQFGANAEKYVSSQTHATGDDLSLLVPWLTPSPDWVVLDVATGGGHATKKIADQVGQVFATDLTRPMLEAARKHLDAHCRNVFYVVADAEALPFLDASFDAAVCRIAAHHFPDPQAFVQEVARVLKPGGKFVLIDNIAPEEEKLDRFVNTLEKLRDTSHVRSYSRSEWLAWMERAGLSESQSRIRKKTFPYATWVRRTAESEEQVTEVTAHILGGDKEIHEYFSVVTEGGEVVSIQVDEWMAMFVKAE
- a CDS encoding DUF6530 family protein; translation: MKIPTTLKHKPVIVSDNYEKVDGRNANHTDAKGLSLGLAQWNDRGKVDISAKVWRHTGEKWSRQSEELPLHRVLDLAILVCRAKLHFREAYRYENLYDEEKPMIDRVGLQGDAMTVAVCTDNENINEDIRLFNQALSNDDEMISERLRVLSRILKEMGY